In the genome of Carnobacterium pleistocenium FTR1, one region contains:
- a CDS encoding serine hydrolase has translation MEWDKELHVLEPKFAPFIESGIYIHDETQKLVGKNEEELFPAASIIKLPIYLYYYEQAIQGNVNLMHKMNVSKTSRANGSGVLHILTSIEEWSIEELLQLMIAVSDNEATNQLIQYAGLENLQAWIKTKKWHERVALRRYLMDYESGLVNEISPRGAVEILKDIIELGNTYPTVKNQIEKPFLLQQFRTGLPGYLDERTIPDLEMLNKTGEDNRIRHDVALFRYKERIVFIATLNKDVKEEAKAIEWMEEMGKLAFEFLTDMD, from the coding sequence ATGGAGTGGGATAAGGAACTACACGTTTTAGAACCTAAATTTGCACCTTTTATTGAAAGTGGAATCTATATTCATGATGAAACGCAAAAATTAGTTGGTAAAAATGAAGAAGAGTTATTTCCTGCTGCGAGCATCATCAAGCTCCCAATCTATCTTTATTATTACGAGCAAGCCATTCAAGGAAACGTTAATCTGATGCACAAAATGAACGTTTCAAAGACAAGCCGTGCAAATGGATCTGGAGTCTTACATATTCTGACTTCTATTGAGGAATGGAGTATTGAAGAACTTCTACAATTGATGATTGCCGTTTCTGATAATGAGGCTACAAACCAGTTGATTCAGTATGCAGGTTTAGAAAATTTACAGGCATGGATAAAAACAAAAAAATGGCATGAAAGAGTAGCCTTAAGGCGATACTTGATGGATTATGAATCGGGCTTAGTTAACGAAATCTCGCCACGAGGAGCGGTTGAGATTTTAAAAGACATCATTGAGCTGGGAAACACCTATCCAACAGTAAAAAATCAAATAGAAAAGCCTTTTTTACTGCAACAGTTTCGAACGGGACTGCCAGGTTATTTGGATGAAAGAACGATTCCTGATTTAGAAATGCTAAATAAAACTGGTGAAGATAATAGAATCCGGCACGATGTTGCATTGTTTAGATATAAAGAGCGAATTGTCTTTATTGCTACATTAAATAAAGATGTGAAGGAAGAAGCGAAGGCAATAGAATGGATGGAAGAGATGGGGAAATTAGCATTTGAATTTTTAACAGATATGGACTGA
- a CDS encoding DUF1846 domain-containing protein produces MKKVGFDPQKYIEEQSKYILERVNDYDKLYLEFGGKLIGDKHAKRVLPGFDENAKIKLLQKLKDQAEIIICVYAGDIERNKIRGDYGITYDMDVLRLIDELRGYGLEVNSVVITRYNGQPSTNLFINKLERRDIKVFTHAAIEGYPSAIDTIVSEEGFAKNDYIPTTKPIVVVTAPGPGSGKLATCLNQLYHERHQGKTAGYSKFETFPVWNVPLKHPLNIAYEAATVDLKDVNMIDNFHFEKYNQVAINYNRDLETFPVIKKIIEKITGKESVYQSPTDMGVNRVGFGIIDDEVIKEASKQEIIRRSFLTECDFKKGLIDEEILNHMKLIMEEVELKKEDRVPVAPARKYAEHIREHSEVTDMPAVIAFELPDGQLVTGRTTALMDSCSAAILNSIKVLAHISDEIHLLSPNILETIQKLKVKDLHSKMAALNANEVLIALAISAVTNPTAQLAYNKLSELQDVQAHSTVMLNKDDEQTLRKLGLDITCDPFYPSENLYYI; encoded by the coding sequence ATTAAAAAAGTAGGGTTCGATCCACAAAAATACATTGAAGAACAGTCAAAATATATTCTTGAACGAGTAAATGATTACGATAAATTGTATCTTGAATTTGGTGGAAAACTTATTGGAGATAAGCATGCTAAGCGTGTATTGCCAGGATTTGATGAGAATGCCAAAATCAAATTATTGCAAAAACTAAAAGATCAGGCTGAAATCATTATTTGTGTGTACGCTGGAGATATCGAACGCAATAAAATTCGCGGCGATTATGGTATTACTTACGATATGGATGTTTTAAGATTGATTGATGAACTAAGAGGATATGGTCTAGAAGTAAACAGTGTAGTAATCACTCGCTATAATGGCCAGCCTTCTACAAACCTCTTTATTAATAAGCTAGAAAGAAGAGACATTAAAGTATTTACGCATGCTGCAATTGAGGGATATCCATCAGCTATCGATACGATTGTAAGTGAAGAAGGATTTGCAAAAAATGACTATATTCCAACAACGAAACCAATTGTTGTTGTCACAGCGCCAGGTCCTGGAAGTGGGAAATTGGCAACATGTTTGAATCAACTTTATCATGAGCGCCACCAAGGGAAAACAGCTGGGTATTCAAAATTTGAAACTTTTCCAGTTTGGAATGTGCCATTAAAACACCCACTTAATATTGCTTATGAAGCAGCCACGGTAGATTTAAAAGATGTGAATATGATTGATAATTTCCACTTTGAAAAATACAATCAAGTCGCAATCAATTACAATCGTGATCTTGAAACATTCCCAGTGATTAAAAAAATCATTGAAAAAATTACTGGAAAAGAATCTGTCTATCAATCTCCAACAGATATGGGAGTTAACCGTGTAGGATTTGGTATTATTGATGATGAAGTTATCAAAGAAGCCTCTAAGCAAGAAATCATCCGCAGAAGCTTTTTGACGGAGTGTGATTTTAAAAAAGGGCTGATTGATGAAGAAATTCTAAATCACATGAAATTGATCATGGAAGAAGTCGAACTAAAAAAAGAAGATAGAGTGCCAGTCGCTCCAGCTCGTAAATACGCTGAGCACATAAGAGAACATTCAGAAGTGACTGATATGCCAGCAGTTATTGCGTTTGAATTGCCTGATGGTCAACTTGTAACGGGTAGAACAACTGCTCTAATGGATTCTTGTTCTGCAGCTATTTTAAATTCAATTAAGGTTTTGGCTCATATTTCAGATGAAATTCATTTATTATCTCCAAATATTCTAGAAACGATCCAAAAACTTAAAGTGAAGGATCTTCATAGTAAAATGGCAGCGTTGAATGCAAATGAAGTTCTGATTGCCCTTGCGATAAGCGCAGTCACTAACCCAACAGCTCAATTAGCCTACAATAAATTATCGGAGTTACAAGATGTTCAAGCACACTCAACGGTGATGTTGAATAAAGATGATGAACAAACGCTTCGTAAATTAGGATTAGATATCACATGTGATCCATTTTACCCATCAGAAAATTTGTATTACATTTAA
- a CDS encoding winged helix DNA-binding domain-containing protein encodes MDVTSIPYQRLYTQRIEGEHFQSAEETVEWMGAVQAQDYKMALWAIGLRTPGSTISEVEQAIFEKKIIRTWIMRHTIHFVSIQDVSWMIELSSESMINKHLGHVEKNTGLTVHQLNQAKEILYLALKKQQQLTRPEIRTVLENADIDTSNQRLYHILWYAAQSGMIFIGPMKGKQQTFLLIEDWMPKGNLLSQEKALKKLAIRYVTSHGPATVHDFAWWAGLTIAKAKKGMQLADNELFTESRNKKEYWLPIDRQVIKSEKVLNLTLLPSLDEYLIGYKDRTDVFSAEVYSKIDPQKSGFFFPLIENGQVVGSWKPVHQAASIDLTIQLVPTIFISKNRLKQAAEHYCYFFKKSLGVLTVETIL; translated from the coding sequence ATGGATGTAACCAGTATTCCTTACCAACGTTTGTATACTCAACGAATTGAAGGAGAACATTTTCAATCAGCTGAAGAAACGGTAGAATGGATGGGTGCCGTTCAAGCACAAGACTATAAGATGGCTTTATGGGCTATTGGACTGAGGACACCGGGGAGCACCATATCAGAAGTGGAGCAAGCTATTTTCGAGAAAAAAATTATTCGAACATGGATCATGCGTCATACCATTCATTTTGTTTCTATTCAGGATGTTTCATGGATGATTGAACTTTCATCTGAAAGCATGATAAACAAACATTTAGGTCATGTAGAAAAAAATACAGGTTTAACGGTACATCAGTTAAATCAAGCTAAAGAAATTCTTTACTTGGCGTTAAAAAAACAACAACAATTAACGAGACCAGAAATACGAACGGTACTTGAAAACGCAGATATTGATACAAGTAATCAACGATTGTACCATATCTTGTGGTACGCAGCTCAAAGTGGCATGATTTTTATTGGACCGATGAAAGGCAAGCAGCAAACCTTTCTATTGATTGAAGACTGGATGCCAAAAGGGAATTTACTCTCTCAAGAAAAAGCCTTAAAAAAATTAGCTATCCGTTATGTAACGAGTCATGGACCCGCTACTGTTCATGATTTTGCTTGGTGGGCCGGTTTAACGATAGCTAAGGCTAAAAAAGGAATGCAGTTAGCAGATAATGAATTGTTTACAGAAAGTAGAAATAAAAAAGAATATTGGTTGCCCATAGATCGACAGGTAATTAAATCCGAGAAAGTTTTAAATCTCACTTTACTTCCCAGTCTTGATGAATACTTAATAGGCTATAAAGACCGAACGGATGTCTTCTCTGCAGAAGTTTATTCAAAAATAGATCCACAAAAAAGTGGTTTCTTTTTCCCTCTAATTGAAAATGGACAGGTAGTCGGCAGTTGGAAACCTGTTCATCAAGCAGCAAGTATCGATCTGACAATCCAATTGGTACCGACGATTTTTATTTCAAAAAATCGGTTGAAACAAGCAGCTGAACATTACTGTTATTTTTTCAAAAAGTCTTTAGGAGTGCTTACTGTTGAAACGATTCTTTAA
- a CDS encoding YehS family protein: MNNNDRLVRLRYALDIKDTEMVEIFKLGGLDIAKEDIKKMLDKAKKQDADNAKENDFQENEYMKKCSNQTLEFFLNGLIIFKRGKKESAVNEPEKKVPMMITNENVNNMLLKKIKIALSLSSEDMLGILGNAGVQISKSELSAVFRKEGHRNYKECGDRYARNFLKGLAIAWRE, from the coding sequence ATGAACAACAACGATCGATTAGTAAGACTACGATATGCTTTAGATATCAAAGATACAGAAATGGTAGAGATTTTTAAATTAGGCGGATTAGATATAGCAAAAGAAGACATCAAGAAAATGTTGGATAAAGCAAAGAAGCAAGATGCCGATAATGCAAAAGAAAATGATTTCCAAGAAAATGAATATATGAAAAAATGCTCTAATCAAACGTTAGAATTTTTTTTAAATGGTTTGATCATATTCAAAAGAGGCAAAAAAGAGTCAGCCGTCAATGAACCAGAAAAAAAAGTACCAATGATGATAACCAATGAAAATGTGAATAATATGTTGCTTAAAAAAATTAAAATAGCTCTTTCCCTTTCAAGTGAAGATATGTTAGGTATTTTAGGAAATGCGGGCGTTCAAATATCAAAAAGTGAATTAAGCGCGGTCTTTAGAAAAGAAGGGCATCGAAATTACAAAGAATGTGGCGATCGATACGCTAGAAACTTTTTGAAAGGTTTAGCTATAGCTTGGCGCGAATAA